CCCGGATCATCGGGCCGGAGAAGCCCCACGCCAGCGCATCTTCCTTGCTGACGATCGCAATGTCGACATTGCGCTGCTTGAAGATGCGGTTGTCCACCACCAGGCTCATCGCGTCTTCGAACAACCGGGGCAGACGGGTATCGAGCCAGTCCGCCAGATCGGTCAACAGCTTCAGCGGCACATCCTGATGCACGCCGCCGGGACGAAACCAGGCGCTGTGCATGCGGGCGCCCGAAGCGCGTTCGAAGAAATTGAGGCAATCTTCACGGATTTCAAACAGCCACAGGTTCGGCGTCATCGCGCCCACGTCCATCACGTGCGCGCCGATATTCAGCATGTGATTGCAGATACGCGTCAATTCCGCGAACAGAACGCGCAGATATTGCGCGCGCAGCGGAACTTCGAGATTGAGCAACTTCTCGATAGCGAGAACGTAGCTATGCTCCATCCCCAGCGGCGAGCAGTAATCGAGCCGGTCGAAATAGGGCAGCGCCTGCAGATAGGTCTTGTGTTCGATCAGCTTTTCGGTGCCGCGATGCAGCAGTCCGACGTGCGGATCGACCCGTTCGATCGTTTCGCCGTCCAGTTCCATGACCATGCGCAACACGCCGTGCGCCGCAGGGTGCTGAGGCCCGAAGTTGATCGTGTAATTGGTGATGACTTCATCGCCGGTGGTCGGCGACTGCTCGAGCAGCATGCTCATGCCTTGCCTCCCTTCGCGTCCGCTTCGGCCTTTTCATCGCCCGGCAGCACGTATTCCGCGCCTTCCCAGGGGCTCATGAAATCGAACTGACGCAGATCCTGCGGCAATTCGACCGGTTCGTAGACCACGCGCTTTTCATCTTCGGAATAACGCAGTTCGACATAGCCGGTCAGCGGGAAGTCCTTGCGGAAAGGATGCCCTTCAAAGCCGTAATCGGTCAGAATGCGGCGCAAATCCTGATTGCCCGCAAAAATTACGCCGTACATGTCGAACACTTCGCGTT
This genomic window from Caenibius tardaugens NBRC 16725 contains:
- a CDS encoding NADH-quinone oxidoreductase subunit D — encoded protein: MSMLLEQSPTTGDEVITNYTINFGPQHPAAHGVLRMVMELDGETIERVDPHVGLLHRGTEKLIEHKTYLQALPYFDRLDYCSPLGMEHSYVLAIEKLLNLEVPLRAQYLRVLFAELTRICNHMLNIGAHVMDVGAMTPNLWLFEIREDCLNFFERASGARMHSAWFRPGGVHQDVPLKLLTDLADWLDTRLPRLFEDAMSLVVDNRIFKQRNVDIAIVSKEDALAWGFSGPMIRAAGIPWDLRKSQPYDVYDRMDFEIPVGTNSDCYDRFMVRVEEVRQSARIMKQCLAEMPEGPIMTTDRKVGPPKRGEMKQSMEALIHHFKLYTEGFHVPAGEVYVATESPKGEFGVYLVSDGSNKPYRCKIRPTAFSHLQAMDFMCKGHMLPDAVPILGAIDVVFGECDR